A part of Rhodamnia argentea isolate NSW1041297 chromosome 8, ASM2092103v1, whole genome shotgun sequence genomic DNA contains:
- the LOC115741188 gene encoding uncharacterized protein LOC115741188 isoform X1 — translation MKDLKDRCRVLTLVILAILVAILGFYGLVKPVSNGCDMTYMYPTYIPISSPQNVSSGKYGLYLYHEGWKKIDFADHLKKLNGVPVLFIPGNGGSYKQVRSLGAESDRAYQGGPLERTFYQEASLTPEEGGLEMDVAGLQLPSQYSRRLDWFAVDLEGEHSAMDGRILEEHAEYVVYAIHRILDQYKESRDARAREGAATSGSLPKSVILVGHSMGGFVARAAIVHPHLRKSAVETVLTLSSPHQSPPLALQPSLGHYFARVNEEWRKGYEVRTNQAGHQVSDPALSKVVVVSITGGINDYQVRSKLESLEGIVPSAHGFMITSTSMKNVWLSMEHQVILWCNQLVVQVSHTLLSLIDSKTGQPYDDTRKRLAIFTKMLRSGIAQSFNQMKQSQKSTQSSLFPTMGERGSQGHMLPECPANVQWSNDGLERDLYIQTKTVTVLAMDGRRRWLDIQKLGSDGRNHFILVTNLAPCSGVRLHLWTERGKLPSNFPVDKRVQEVTSKMVHIPSGPAPRQIEPGGQTEQPPPSAVFMLGPKDMHGFRFLTISVAPRPSISGRPPPAASMAVGQFFNPEEGQKEFSPLMLFSSSYSHKDIFLKEDHPIAFNLSFGISLGLLPATLSLKTVGCGIKDSGLPVEEAGDTENSRLCKLRCFPPVALAWDVTAGLHVIPNFYVQTIAVDSAPALWSSTQESDKTIILLLVDPHCSYKSSITISFTAAASRFLLLYSSQIIALCFAVIFFALMCQAHAWDLNSPIPSMLRAVQSNLRMPFPALPLIVVPISVALLLSLLIDQSVPPISFILISTLCYLLANGFMIVFVSISQLVFYVAAVMQIFIKTRWQLGERVELFHHFTNLSSGFFSLKVVRFVAANSSLVIATVASTFVCLVHPALGLFILVLLHAFCCHGALCSFFTASFRSHTRRMDFSEYKKDVSDRPSHFSVDSDHKSRDSLLGDNYSSSLESARSFADTQLDFFHHRHGLLVLHLLAALMFVPSLAAWWQRVGTGQSFPWLLDSVLCICVILHGICNPKPDSTFFSFPSSSIIRGEMKMYYIYQFAGCYSFLSGLALAPYRVFYAMAVVGFLSLVLNVLQKRSKEKGEAHTKRRKHSHRH, via the exons ATGAAAGATCTGAAAGATAGGTGCAGGGTGCTGACTCTGGTCATTTTGGCCATACTGGTTGCAATTCTTGGTTTTTATGGTTTGGTGAAACCTGTGTCTAATGGATGTGATATGACATATATGTACCCAACGTATATCCCAATCTCGTCACCACAAAATGTCTCGTCGGGGAAGTACGGGCTGTATCTGTATCATGAAGGGTGGAAGAAGATTGATTTCGCAGATCACCTCAAGAAGCTCAATGGCGTGCCGGTTCTTTTCATTCCAGGCAATGGCGGTAGCTACAAACAG GTGCGATCTCTGGGAGCAGAATCCGATAGGGCATATCAAGGAGGCCCTCTTGAGCGTACCTTTTACCAGGAAGCTTCCCTAACTCCTGAAGAAGGAGGACTGGAGATGGATGTAGCAGGCTTGCAGTTACCCAGTCAATATTCACGTCGGTTGGATTGGTTCGCTGTGGATCTTGAAGGTGAACATTCTGCAATGGATGGTCGAATACTTGAAGAACACGCTGAATATGTTGTATATGCCATTCACAGG ATATTGGATCAATACAAAGAGTCTCGGGATGCTCGTGCAAGGGAAGGTGCTGCAACCTCTGGGAGTTTGCCAAAAAGTGTCATATTGGTTGGCCATTCCATGGGTGGTTTTGTAGCTAGAGCAGCTATTGTTCACCCACATCTCAGGAAATCAGCTGTTGAAACTGTTTTAACGCTTTCCAGTCCACATCA GTCTCCTCCATTAGCATTGCAGCCATCACTGGGGCACTATTTTGCCCGAGTAAATGAAGAGTGGAGAAAAGGTTATGAGGTGCGAACCAATCAAGCCGGGCATCAGGTGTCTGATCCTGCACTATCTAAAGTTGTCGTAGTCTCTATTACTGGTGGAATTAATGATTATCAG GTTCGCTCAAAGTTAGAATCACTTGAAGGTATTGTTCCAAGCGCTCATGGCTTTATGATCACTAGTACAAGCATGAAAAATGTGTGGCTATCAATGGAACATCAGGTTATTCTGTGGTGCAATCAATTAGTTGTACAA GTATCACACACCCTCCTCAGCTTGATAGACTCAAAAACGGGTCAGCCTTATGATGATACTCGTAAACGACTAGCAATATTCACAAAAATGCTGCGGAGTGGCATAGCGCAAAGTTTTAATCAGATGAAGCAATCGCAAAAATCTACGCAGTCAAGTCTTTTTCCCACTATGGGTGAAAGAG GATCTCAAGGTCACATGTTACCTGAATGTCCAGCCAATGTTCAATGGAGTAATGATGGCCTTGAAAGGGACCTATACATTCAAACGAAAACAGTTACAGTTTTAGCAATGGATGGGAGAAGACGATGGTTGGACATTCAAAAACTG GGATCTGATGGGAGAAACCATTTCATACTAGTCACAAACCTTGCTCCCTGTTCTGGCGTTAGACTTCATCTTTGGACTGAAAGGGGAAAGTTACCATCGAACTTTCCTGTGGATAAAAGAGTACAAGAGGTGACTTCAAAAATGGTGCATATTCCATCAGGGCCTGCACCAAGGCAG ATTGAACCAGGTGGTCAGACTGAGCAACCACCTCCATCTGCTGTCTTTATGTTGGGTCCCAAGGATATGCACGGTTTCAGATTTCTAACTATTTCTGTTGCACCTCGTCCG AGCATCTCGGGCAGACCTCCTCCAGCAGCTTCCATGGCAGTTGGACAGTTCTTTAATCCAGAGGAAGGGCAAAAGGAGTTCTCTCCTCTCATGTTGTTTTCCTCTAGCTATTCTCATAAG GACATATTCTTGAAGGAGGATCATCCTATTGCTTTTAATCTGTCCTTTGGAATTAGCTTAGGCCTTTTGCCTGCTACATTATCTTTGAAAACTGTTGGTTGTGGCATAAAAGACTCTGGGCTTCCAGTTGAAGAGGCCGGTGATACTGAAAATAGCA GACTTTGCAAATTGCGCTGCTTCCCCCCTGTAGCACTTGCTTGGGATGTTACGGCAGGACTTCATGTCATTCCAAACTTTTATGTTCAGACAATTGCTGTGGATTCCGCACCAGCGCTTTGGAGTTCAACTCAAGAATCTGATAAAACCATTATTCTGCTGCTG GTGGATCCTCACTGTTCATACAAAAGCAGCATTACCATCTCATTTACCGCAGCTGCCAGCAGGTTTTTACTTCTGTACAGTTCACAG ATAATTGCTCTATGTTTTGCTGTTATCTTTTTCGCATTAATGTGTCAAGCACATGCTTGGGATCTCAATTCACCTATTCCTTCAATGCTGAGAGCAGTTCAATCAAATTTGAGGATGCCTTTTCCAGCTTTGCCCCTGATTGTTGTGCCGATCTCGGTTGCCTTGCTACTCTCTCTGCTAATTGACCAATCAGTTCCTCCAATCAGCTTTATCCTCATCTCAACTCTTTGCTATTTACTTGCAAATGGTTTCATGATCGTCTTTGTATCAATCTCCCAATTGGTCTTCTATGTGGCTGCTGTCATGCAGATTTTCATCAAGACAAG GTGGCAATTGGGGGAGCGGGTTGAGCTGTTCCATCACTTTACTAATCTTTCTTCTGGTTTCTTCTCATTAAAG GTGGTTCGGTTTGTAGCTGCAAATTCATCCCTGGTCATAGCAACGGTTGCGAGTACCTTCGTATGCCTTGTCCATCCAGCGTTGGGCTTGTTCATACTTGTTTTGCTTCATGCTTTCTGCTGTCATGGTGCTCTATGCAG TTTTTTTACGGCTTCGTTTCGCAGTCATACACGAAGGATGGATTTTTCAGAATATAAAAAGGATGTCAGTGACAGGCCTTCCCATTTTTCTGTTGATTCTGATCACAAATCCAGGGATTCCCTTTTGGGAGACAACTACTCTAGTAGTCTGGAATCAGCCAGAAGTTTTGCAGACACGCAATTAGACTTCTTCCATCACCGGCATGGCTTGTTGGTGTTACATCTTCTGGCAGCACTCATGTTTGTCCCATCTCTAGCAGCCTGGTGGCAG AGGGTTGGGACAGGTCAGAGTTTCCCATGGTTGCTTGACTCAGTTCTTTGCATCTGTGTCATCCTTCATGGTATTTGCAATCCGAAGCCTGACTcgactttcttctcttttccctcGTCAAGCATCATCAGAGGGGAAATGAAAATGTACTACATCTACCAGTTCGCTGGGTGTTATTCTTTTCTCTCTGGTCTGGCCTTGGCTCCTTACAGAGTTTTCTACGCCATGGCCGTGGTCGGGTTTCTTTCATTGGTGTTGAATGTCTTGCAGAAGAGAAgcaaggaaaaaggagaagcacaTACAAAAAGGAGAAAGCATTCCCACAGACACTAA
- the LOC115741188 gene encoding uncharacterized protein LOC115741188 isoform X3 has translation MKDLKDRCRVLTLVILAILVAILGFYGLVKPVSNGCDMTYMYPTYIPISSPQNVSSGKYGLYLYHEGWKKIDFADHLKKLNGVPVLFIPGNGGSYKQVRSLGAESDRAYQGGPLERTFYQEASLTPEEGGLEMDVAGLQLPSQYSRRLDWFAVDLEGEHSAMDGRILEEHAEYVVYAIHRILDQYKESRDARAREGAATSGSLPKSVILVGHSMGGFVARAAIVHPHLRKSAVETVLTLSSPHQSPPLALQPSLGHYFARVNEEWRKGYEVRTNQAGHQVSDPALSKVVVVSITGGINDYQVRSKLESLEGIVPSAHGFMITSTSMKNVWLSMEHQVILWCNQLVVQVSHTLLSLIDSKTGQPYDDTRKRLAIFTKMLRSGIAQSFNQMKQSQKSTQSSLFPTMGERGSQGHMLPECPANVQWSNDGLERDLYIQTKTVTVLAMDGRRRWLDIQKLGSDGRNHFILVTNLAPCSGVRLHLWTERGKLPSNFPVDKRVQEVTSKMVHIPSGPAPRQIEPGGQTEQPPPSAVFMLGPKDMHGFRFLTISVAPRPSISGRPPPAASMAVGQFFNPEEGQKEFSPLMLFSSSYSHKDIFLKEDHPIAFNLSFGISLGLLPATLSLKTVGCGIKDSGLPVEEAGDTENSRLCKLRCFPPVALAWDVTAGLHVIPNFYVQTIAVDSAPALWSSTQESDKTIILLLVDPHCSYKSSITISFTAAASRFLLLYSSQIIALCFAVIFFALMCQAHAWDLNSPIPSMLRAVQSNLRMPFPALPLIVVPISVALLLSLLIDQSVPPISFILISTLCYLLANGFMIVFVSISQLVFYVAAVMQIFIKTRWQLGERVELFHHFTNLSSGFFSLKVVRFVAANSSLVIATVASTFVCLVHPALGLFILVLLHAFCCHGALCSHTRRMDFSEYKKDVSDRPSHFSVDSDHKSRDSLLGDNYSSSLESARSFADTQLDFFHHRHGLLVLHLLAALMFVPSLAAWWQRVGTGQSFPWLLDSVLCICVILHGICNPKPDSTFFSFPSSSIIRGEMKMYYIYQFAGCYSFLSGLALAPYRVFYAMAVVGFLSLVLNVLQKRSKEKGEAHTKRRKHSHRH, from the exons ATGAAAGATCTGAAAGATAGGTGCAGGGTGCTGACTCTGGTCATTTTGGCCATACTGGTTGCAATTCTTGGTTTTTATGGTTTGGTGAAACCTGTGTCTAATGGATGTGATATGACATATATGTACCCAACGTATATCCCAATCTCGTCACCACAAAATGTCTCGTCGGGGAAGTACGGGCTGTATCTGTATCATGAAGGGTGGAAGAAGATTGATTTCGCAGATCACCTCAAGAAGCTCAATGGCGTGCCGGTTCTTTTCATTCCAGGCAATGGCGGTAGCTACAAACAG GTGCGATCTCTGGGAGCAGAATCCGATAGGGCATATCAAGGAGGCCCTCTTGAGCGTACCTTTTACCAGGAAGCTTCCCTAACTCCTGAAGAAGGAGGACTGGAGATGGATGTAGCAGGCTTGCAGTTACCCAGTCAATATTCACGTCGGTTGGATTGGTTCGCTGTGGATCTTGAAGGTGAACATTCTGCAATGGATGGTCGAATACTTGAAGAACACGCTGAATATGTTGTATATGCCATTCACAGG ATATTGGATCAATACAAAGAGTCTCGGGATGCTCGTGCAAGGGAAGGTGCTGCAACCTCTGGGAGTTTGCCAAAAAGTGTCATATTGGTTGGCCATTCCATGGGTGGTTTTGTAGCTAGAGCAGCTATTGTTCACCCACATCTCAGGAAATCAGCTGTTGAAACTGTTTTAACGCTTTCCAGTCCACATCA GTCTCCTCCATTAGCATTGCAGCCATCACTGGGGCACTATTTTGCCCGAGTAAATGAAGAGTGGAGAAAAGGTTATGAGGTGCGAACCAATCAAGCCGGGCATCAGGTGTCTGATCCTGCACTATCTAAAGTTGTCGTAGTCTCTATTACTGGTGGAATTAATGATTATCAG GTTCGCTCAAAGTTAGAATCACTTGAAGGTATTGTTCCAAGCGCTCATGGCTTTATGATCACTAGTACAAGCATGAAAAATGTGTGGCTATCAATGGAACATCAGGTTATTCTGTGGTGCAATCAATTAGTTGTACAA GTATCACACACCCTCCTCAGCTTGATAGACTCAAAAACGGGTCAGCCTTATGATGATACTCGTAAACGACTAGCAATATTCACAAAAATGCTGCGGAGTGGCATAGCGCAAAGTTTTAATCAGATGAAGCAATCGCAAAAATCTACGCAGTCAAGTCTTTTTCCCACTATGGGTGAAAGAG GATCTCAAGGTCACATGTTACCTGAATGTCCAGCCAATGTTCAATGGAGTAATGATGGCCTTGAAAGGGACCTATACATTCAAACGAAAACAGTTACAGTTTTAGCAATGGATGGGAGAAGACGATGGTTGGACATTCAAAAACTG GGATCTGATGGGAGAAACCATTTCATACTAGTCACAAACCTTGCTCCCTGTTCTGGCGTTAGACTTCATCTTTGGACTGAAAGGGGAAAGTTACCATCGAACTTTCCTGTGGATAAAAGAGTACAAGAGGTGACTTCAAAAATGGTGCATATTCCATCAGGGCCTGCACCAAGGCAG ATTGAACCAGGTGGTCAGACTGAGCAACCACCTCCATCTGCTGTCTTTATGTTGGGTCCCAAGGATATGCACGGTTTCAGATTTCTAACTATTTCTGTTGCACCTCGTCCG AGCATCTCGGGCAGACCTCCTCCAGCAGCTTCCATGGCAGTTGGACAGTTCTTTAATCCAGAGGAAGGGCAAAAGGAGTTCTCTCCTCTCATGTTGTTTTCCTCTAGCTATTCTCATAAG GACATATTCTTGAAGGAGGATCATCCTATTGCTTTTAATCTGTCCTTTGGAATTAGCTTAGGCCTTTTGCCTGCTACATTATCTTTGAAAACTGTTGGTTGTGGCATAAAAGACTCTGGGCTTCCAGTTGAAGAGGCCGGTGATACTGAAAATAGCA GACTTTGCAAATTGCGCTGCTTCCCCCCTGTAGCACTTGCTTGGGATGTTACGGCAGGACTTCATGTCATTCCAAACTTTTATGTTCAGACAATTGCTGTGGATTCCGCACCAGCGCTTTGGAGTTCAACTCAAGAATCTGATAAAACCATTATTCTGCTGCTG GTGGATCCTCACTGTTCATACAAAAGCAGCATTACCATCTCATTTACCGCAGCTGCCAGCAGGTTTTTACTTCTGTACAGTTCACAG ATAATTGCTCTATGTTTTGCTGTTATCTTTTTCGCATTAATGTGTCAAGCACATGCTTGGGATCTCAATTCACCTATTCCTTCAATGCTGAGAGCAGTTCAATCAAATTTGAGGATGCCTTTTCCAGCTTTGCCCCTGATTGTTGTGCCGATCTCGGTTGCCTTGCTACTCTCTCTGCTAATTGACCAATCAGTTCCTCCAATCAGCTTTATCCTCATCTCAACTCTTTGCTATTTACTTGCAAATGGTTTCATGATCGTCTTTGTATCAATCTCCCAATTGGTCTTCTATGTGGCTGCTGTCATGCAGATTTTCATCAAGACAAG GTGGCAATTGGGGGAGCGGGTTGAGCTGTTCCATCACTTTACTAATCTTTCTTCTGGTTTCTTCTCATTAAAG GTGGTTCGGTTTGTAGCTGCAAATTCATCCCTGGTCATAGCAACGGTTGCGAGTACCTTCGTATGCCTTGTCCATCCAGCGTTGGGCTTGTTCATACTTGTTTTGCTTCATGCTTTCTGCTGTCATGGTGCTCTATGCAG TCATACACGAAGGATGGATTTTTCAGAATATAAAAAGGATGTCAGTGACAGGCCTTCCCATTTTTCTGTTGATTCTGATCACAAATCCAGGGATTCCCTTTTGGGAGACAACTACTCTAGTAGTCTGGAATCAGCCAGAAGTTTTGCAGACACGCAATTAGACTTCTTCCATCACCGGCATGGCTTGTTGGTGTTACATCTTCTGGCAGCACTCATGTTTGTCCCATCTCTAGCAGCCTGGTGGCAG AGGGTTGGGACAGGTCAGAGTTTCCCATGGTTGCTTGACTCAGTTCTTTGCATCTGTGTCATCCTTCATGGTATTTGCAATCCGAAGCCTGACTcgactttcttctcttttccctcGTCAAGCATCATCAGAGGGGAAATGAAAATGTACTACATCTACCAGTTCGCTGGGTGTTATTCTTTTCTCTCTGGTCTGGCCTTGGCTCCTTACAGAGTTTTCTACGCCATGGCCGTGGTCGGGTTTCTTTCATTGGTGTTGAATGTCTTGCAGAAGAGAAgcaaggaaaaaggagaagcacaTACAAAAAGGAGAAAGCATTCCCACAGACACTAA
- the LOC115741188 gene encoding uncharacterized protein LOC115741188 isoform X2: MKDLKDRCRVLTLVILAILVAILGFYGLVKPVSNGCDMTYMYPTYIPISSPQNVSSGKYGLYLYHEGWKKIDFADHLKKLNGVPVLFIPGNGGSYKQVRSLGAESDRAYQGGPLERTFYQEASLTPEEGGLEMDVAGLQLPSQYSRRLDWFAVDLEGEHSAMDGRILEEHAEYVVYAIHRILDQYKESRDARAREGAATSGSLPKSVILVGHSMGGFVARAAIVHPHLRKSAVETVLTLSSPHQSPPLALQPSLGHYFARVNEEWRKGYEVRTNQAGHQVSDPALSKVVVVSITGGINDYQVRSKLESLEGIVPSAHGFMITSTSMKNVWLSMEHQVILWCNQLVVQVSHTLLSLIDSKTGQPYDDTRKRLAIFTKMLRSGIAQSFNQMKQSQKSTQSSLFPTMGERGSQGHMLPECPANVQWSNDGLERDLYIQTKTVTVLAMDGRRRWLDIQKLGSDGRNHFILVTNLAPCSGVRLHLWTERGKLPSNFPVDKRVQEVTSKMVHIPSGPAPRQIEPGGQTEQPPPSAVFMLGPKDMHGFRFLTISVAPRPSISGRPPPAASMAVGQFFNPEEGQKEFSPLMLFSSSYSHKDIFLKEDHPIAFNLSFGISLGLLPATLSLKTVGCGIKDSGLPVEEAGLCKLRCFPPVALAWDVTAGLHVIPNFYVQTIAVDSAPALWSSTQESDKTIILLLVDPHCSYKSSITISFTAAASRFLLLYSSQIIALCFAVIFFALMCQAHAWDLNSPIPSMLRAVQSNLRMPFPALPLIVVPISVALLLSLLIDQSVPPISFILISTLCYLLANGFMIVFVSISQLVFYVAAVMQIFIKTRWQLGERVELFHHFTNLSSGFFSLKVVRFVAANSSLVIATVASTFVCLVHPALGLFILVLLHAFCCHGALCSFFTASFRSHTRRMDFSEYKKDVSDRPSHFSVDSDHKSRDSLLGDNYSSSLESARSFADTQLDFFHHRHGLLVLHLLAALMFVPSLAAWWQRVGTGQSFPWLLDSVLCICVILHGICNPKPDSTFFSFPSSSIIRGEMKMYYIYQFAGCYSFLSGLALAPYRVFYAMAVVGFLSLVLNVLQKRSKEKGEAHTKRRKHSHRH; the protein is encoded by the exons ATGAAAGATCTGAAAGATAGGTGCAGGGTGCTGACTCTGGTCATTTTGGCCATACTGGTTGCAATTCTTGGTTTTTATGGTTTGGTGAAACCTGTGTCTAATGGATGTGATATGACATATATGTACCCAACGTATATCCCAATCTCGTCACCACAAAATGTCTCGTCGGGGAAGTACGGGCTGTATCTGTATCATGAAGGGTGGAAGAAGATTGATTTCGCAGATCACCTCAAGAAGCTCAATGGCGTGCCGGTTCTTTTCATTCCAGGCAATGGCGGTAGCTACAAACAG GTGCGATCTCTGGGAGCAGAATCCGATAGGGCATATCAAGGAGGCCCTCTTGAGCGTACCTTTTACCAGGAAGCTTCCCTAACTCCTGAAGAAGGAGGACTGGAGATGGATGTAGCAGGCTTGCAGTTACCCAGTCAATATTCACGTCGGTTGGATTGGTTCGCTGTGGATCTTGAAGGTGAACATTCTGCAATGGATGGTCGAATACTTGAAGAACACGCTGAATATGTTGTATATGCCATTCACAGG ATATTGGATCAATACAAAGAGTCTCGGGATGCTCGTGCAAGGGAAGGTGCTGCAACCTCTGGGAGTTTGCCAAAAAGTGTCATATTGGTTGGCCATTCCATGGGTGGTTTTGTAGCTAGAGCAGCTATTGTTCACCCACATCTCAGGAAATCAGCTGTTGAAACTGTTTTAACGCTTTCCAGTCCACATCA GTCTCCTCCATTAGCATTGCAGCCATCACTGGGGCACTATTTTGCCCGAGTAAATGAAGAGTGGAGAAAAGGTTATGAGGTGCGAACCAATCAAGCCGGGCATCAGGTGTCTGATCCTGCACTATCTAAAGTTGTCGTAGTCTCTATTACTGGTGGAATTAATGATTATCAG GTTCGCTCAAAGTTAGAATCACTTGAAGGTATTGTTCCAAGCGCTCATGGCTTTATGATCACTAGTACAAGCATGAAAAATGTGTGGCTATCAATGGAACATCAGGTTATTCTGTGGTGCAATCAATTAGTTGTACAA GTATCACACACCCTCCTCAGCTTGATAGACTCAAAAACGGGTCAGCCTTATGATGATACTCGTAAACGACTAGCAATATTCACAAAAATGCTGCGGAGTGGCATAGCGCAAAGTTTTAATCAGATGAAGCAATCGCAAAAATCTACGCAGTCAAGTCTTTTTCCCACTATGGGTGAAAGAG GATCTCAAGGTCACATGTTACCTGAATGTCCAGCCAATGTTCAATGGAGTAATGATGGCCTTGAAAGGGACCTATACATTCAAACGAAAACAGTTACAGTTTTAGCAATGGATGGGAGAAGACGATGGTTGGACATTCAAAAACTG GGATCTGATGGGAGAAACCATTTCATACTAGTCACAAACCTTGCTCCCTGTTCTGGCGTTAGACTTCATCTTTGGACTGAAAGGGGAAAGTTACCATCGAACTTTCCTGTGGATAAAAGAGTACAAGAGGTGACTTCAAAAATGGTGCATATTCCATCAGGGCCTGCACCAAGGCAG ATTGAACCAGGTGGTCAGACTGAGCAACCACCTCCATCTGCTGTCTTTATGTTGGGTCCCAAGGATATGCACGGTTTCAGATTTCTAACTATTTCTGTTGCACCTCGTCCG AGCATCTCGGGCAGACCTCCTCCAGCAGCTTCCATGGCAGTTGGACAGTTCTTTAATCCAGAGGAAGGGCAAAAGGAGTTCTCTCCTCTCATGTTGTTTTCCTCTAGCTATTCTCATAAG GACATATTCTTGAAGGAGGATCATCCTATTGCTTTTAATCTGTCCTTTGGAATTAGCTTAGGCCTTTTGCCTGCTACATTATCTTTGAAAACTGTTGGTTGTGGCATAAAAGACTCTGGGCTTCCAGTTGAAGAGGCCG GACTTTGCAAATTGCGCTGCTTCCCCCCTGTAGCACTTGCTTGGGATGTTACGGCAGGACTTCATGTCATTCCAAACTTTTATGTTCAGACAATTGCTGTGGATTCCGCACCAGCGCTTTGGAGTTCAACTCAAGAATCTGATAAAACCATTATTCTGCTGCTG GTGGATCCTCACTGTTCATACAAAAGCAGCATTACCATCTCATTTACCGCAGCTGCCAGCAGGTTTTTACTTCTGTACAGTTCACAG ATAATTGCTCTATGTTTTGCTGTTATCTTTTTCGCATTAATGTGTCAAGCACATGCTTGGGATCTCAATTCACCTATTCCTTCAATGCTGAGAGCAGTTCAATCAAATTTGAGGATGCCTTTTCCAGCTTTGCCCCTGATTGTTGTGCCGATCTCGGTTGCCTTGCTACTCTCTCTGCTAATTGACCAATCAGTTCCTCCAATCAGCTTTATCCTCATCTCAACTCTTTGCTATTTACTTGCAAATGGTTTCATGATCGTCTTTGTATCAATCTCCCAATTGGTCTTCTATGTGGCTGCTGTCATGCAGATTTTCATCAAGACAAG GTGGCAATTGGGGGAGCGGGTTGAGCTGTTCCATCACTTTACTAATCTTTCTTCTGGTTTCTTCTCATTAAAG GTGGTTCGGTTTGTAGCTGCAAATTCATCCCTGGTCATAGCAACGGTTGCGAGTACCTTCGTATGCCTTGTCCATCCAGCGTTGGGCTTGTTCATACTTGTTTTGCTTCATGCTTTCTGCTGTCATGGTGCTCTATGCAG TTTTTTTACGGCTTCGTTTCGCAGTCATACACGAAGGATGGATTTTTCAGAATATAAAAAGGATGTCAGTGACAGGCCTTCCCATTTTTCTGTTGATTCTGATCACAAATCCAGGGATTCCCTTTTGGGAGACAACTACTCTAGTAGTCTGGAATCAGCCAGAAGTTTTGCAGACACGCAATTAGACTTCTTCCATCACCGGCATGGCTTGTTGGTGTTACATCTTCTGGCAGCACTCATGTTTGTCCCATCTCTAGCAGCCTGGTGGCAG AGGGTTGGGACAGGTCAGAGTTTCCCATGGTTGCTTGACTCAGTTCTTTGCATCTGTGTCATCCTTCATGGTATTTGCAATCCGAAGCCTGACTcgactttcttctcttttccctcGTCAAGCATCATCAGAGGGGAAATGAAAATGTACTACATCTACCAGTTCGCTGGGTGTTATTCTTTTCTCTCTGGTCTGGCCTTGGCTCCTTACAGAGTTTTCTACGCCATGGCCGTGGTCGGGTTTCTTTCATTGGTGTTGAATGTCTTGCAGAAGAGAAgcaaggaaaaaggagaagcacaTACAAAAAGGAGAAAGCATTCCCACAGACACTAA